From a region of the Phaseolus vulgaris cultivar G19833 chromosome 6, P. vulgaris v2.0, whole genome shotgun sequence genome:
- the LOC137833381 gene encoding AT-hook motif nuclear-localized protein 20-like, with translation MTTNKSLMTPSARRSTGKIHGSKNKSRSNSLPMTQSTDSSVNVFTFNVAPNSDVMECIFDIANRDQVSVTVIGASGRINNATLQSSTCSAPNFVLHGPFTLISLTGSYLYNNQYTLHPGATPPLNLSFGINLSTNGGKVFCGIVGGSIIARENVKITVSTYRNPHVLKYTVEGQDEGDSHSDDNENHTSNNKLYKNNPSNYSENSNFMDFNPMSFGVCG, from the coding sequence ATGACTACCAATAAGTCTCTCATGACTCCATCTGCAAGAAGGTCAACTGGAAAAATCCATGGCTCAAAAAACAAGTCAAGGTCCAACTCTCTTCCAATGACTCAATCCACTGATTCTTCTGTGAATGTCTTCACTTTTAACGTGGCTCCCAATAGTGATGTCATGGAGTGTATCTTTGACATTGCTAATCGAGACCAGGTTAGTGTTACTGTGATTGGTGCCTCTGGCAGAATCAATAATGCGACTCTTCAGTCTTCAACCTGCAGTGCACCCAATTTCGTGCTCCATGGACCCTTCACCTTGATCTCCCTCACAGGCTCCTACTTATACAACAATCAATACACCCTTCACCCTGGAGCCACCCCTCCCCTAAACTTATCCTTTGGGATCAACCTCTCCACCAATGGAGGCAAGGTCTTTTGTGGCATTGTCGGTGGTAGCATCATTGCTCGTGAGAATGTCAAGATCACCGTCTCCACCTATAGGAACCCTCATGTTTTAAAGTACACTGTTGAAGGTCAAGATGAGGGTGATAGTCATAGTGACGATAATGAAAATCACACCAGTAACAACAAGCTTTATAAGAATAACCCTAGTAATTATAGTGAAAATAGTAATTTTATGGATTTCAACCCAATGAGTTTCGGAGTTTGTGGATGA
- the LOC137833036 gene encoding uncharacterized protein, with the protein MRQEFLSQQVCAEPIEPLVSPTPKSTKGSCAAPPTSGDDINGQTEDCELLVVGGKLPRVVALGKVYKNATTLHNVPLSPDVAKVTVEKVRFPDARVPLPSDEVTTVADAFQTFVAWPRELIRSMPEPHEPFQPPTPKKKREVPVDDPMASLRLIASQIGNDPFPVPWDNTFFQINTELPLMIYNTDLSEFISGNQELNISIIQFFMMFLHRVCITEGKENMYGFVDPAYTNPVGPNSTETQAYITNILEKEGKQIYLCPYINE; encoded by the exons atgcgacaagagtttctatcgcaacaagtttgtgctgagccgattgaaccccttgttagtcccactcccaagagcacaaaggggagttgtgcggctcctccaacatcaggggatgatatcaatgggcagacagaggattgtgagctactggtagtgggcggcaaacttcctcgggtggtggcacttggaaaagtctataaaaacgccaccaccttacataacgttcctctctcccctgatgtggcgaaggtaactgttgaaaaagtacgatttcctgatgctcgtgttccactaccttcagatgaggtaaccactgtggccgatgcatttcagacattcgttgcctggcccagagagctcattcgatctatgcccgaacctcat gaaccttttcagccaccaactccgaaaaagaagcgtgaggttccagttgacgatcctatggcttccctacgtctcattgctagtcagattggcaatgatccttttccagttccgtgggataatacattttttcaaatcaacactgaactgccactgatgatttacaacacagatttatcagaatttatatctgggaaccaggagctcaatataagtataattcaattttttatgat gtttttgcatagagtctgtatcactgaggggaaggaaaatatgtatggattcgtagatcctgcatatactaatcccgttggaccaaactcaactgagactcaagcatacatcactaacatcctggaaaaagagggaaaacaaatttatttatgcccttacattaatgagtaa
- the LOC137833383 gene encoding uncharacterized mitochondrial protein AtMg00310-like → MAGRICVIKSVLTAVPLYYLSIFRAPESVCKNINGIQRRFLWGWGKEKKPISWVSWKNVCKSKQEGGLGIIDVRDFNHALLAKWKWRWLSDEKGRWKDILESKYGEGSEGSQSSLRLQSWWWRDLRNVCMQGGGQGWFQAEMSWRIGRGDKIKFWEDVWVGNTNLKSEFPRLYSLSCNQTQTVEEVSKKQEMVWKGIWASIVRSVWEHRNLVVFKQGVVDAEEMF, encoded by the exons ATGGCAGGAAGAATCTGTGTTATTAAATCTGTGCTCACAGCAGTACCCCTGTACTATCTATCTATTTTCAGAGCACCGGAATCGGTCTGTAAGAACATTAATGGTATTCAAAGAAGGTTTCTGTGGGGTTGGGGGAAGGAGAAGAAGCCCATCTCATGGGTCAGTTGGAAAAATGTGTGCAAATCAAAACAGGAAGGAGGGCTGGGGATTATAGATGTACGTGATTTCAATCATGCTTTGCTGGCTAAGTGGAAATGGCGATGGCTCTCGGATGAAAAAGGACGATGGAAGGACATTTTGGAGTCGAAATATGGAGAAGGAAGTGAGGGGTCGCAATCATCACTTAGGTTGCAATCCTGGTGGTGGAGGGATCTCCGTAACGTATGCATGCAGGGTGGAGGACAGGGTTGGTTCCAAGCAGAAATGAGTTGGAGGATAGGGCGTGgtgacaaaataaaattttgggaAGACGTATGGGTTGGGAATACCAACCTCAAATCTGAATTTCCCAGGTTGTACTCCCTATCGTGCAATCAGACTCAAACAGTGGAAGAG GTTAGTAAAAAACAAGAGATGGTTTGGAAAGGCATATGGGCTTCCATAGTGAGGAGTGTATGGGAACATAGGAACTTGGTTGTGTTCAAGCAAGGAGTTGTAGATGCTGAAGAGATGTTCTAG
- the LOC137831117 gene encoding uncharacterized protein — MNSFDQSHQTTSFRYNPNSNTMNHADDDAEFSGILDIYVHHARNIHNICIYDNQDVYAKFSLTYNPDDTLSTRIINGGGKNPIFNENLRMKITQMDAVLKCEIWMFSRSRNHLEDQLLGFALVQISQVVGKGKVTEDYSLSSTDLFHCPAGTVQLTVSLDTYFPTSSTVSSISQSATNSSISSEVVLLDPKISEDIADPVEYSRIEFPDVGVMKENQKLVSEYFNWESYGSSASRPNSVGFLPFLQLVDSPQGDDYEMTVTAPDENHESTSPNESILNSVLPSSTTTSLSDDRNSADSVEDKSNLRGESTNSFHVSVTVEGYQNSGASPDTPTSKKESGARDDKESNFTPRKEKEINSDRNTKAARFGQVFSAPLQNINMEAEQSAMQQQIVDIYMRSMQQFTESLAKMKLPMDLDKPESEGHGDVIQNHNNSKLEIDKKMDGSRVFYGSRAFF; from the coding sequence ATGAATTCATTCGATCAGAGTCATCAAACTACCAGCTTCAGGTACAATCCAAACTCGAACACAATGAATCATGCAGATGATGATGCTGAGTTCTCTGGGATTCTTGATATCTATGTTCATCATGCTAGGAACATACATAACATATGCATCTATGATAATCAGGATGTGTATGCCAAGTTCTCTCTTACGTACAACCCTGATGACACTCTCTCCACTAGAATCATAAATGGAGGTGGAAAAAACCCAATATTCAATGAAAACTTGAGGATGAAGATTACCCAGATGGATGCTGTTCTCAAGTGTGAGATTTGGATGTTTAGCAGGTCAAGAAATCATTTGGAAGACCAGCTTTTGGGATTTGCTTTGGTCCAAATTTCACAGGTTGTTGGCAAAGGAAAGGTGACTGAAGATTATAGCCTTTCCTCCACTGATCTTTTCCATTGTCCTGCTGGAACTGTCCAATTAACAGTGTCTTTGGACACATATTTTCCAACCAGTTCCACGGTGAGTTCCATATCACAATCAGCTACTAATTCATCCATATCCTCAGAAGTTGTCTTGCTTGATCCAAAAATCTCTGAAGATATTGCAGACCCAGTTGAGTATTCTAGAATTGAATTTCCTGATGTTGGTGTTATGAAGGAAAACCAGAAATTGGTTTCTGAGTACTTCAATTGGGAATCTTATGGTTCTTCTGCTTCAAGGCCTAATTCAGTAGGATTTCTACCATTTCTTCAACTTGTCGATTCTCCTCAAGGTGATGATTATGAAATGACTGTGACAGCTCCAGATGAGAATCATGAGTCCACTTCACCAAATGAGAGCATTCTGAATTCTGTGCTCCCAAGCTCTACTACTACAAGCTTAAGTGATGATAGAAACTCGGCTGATTCAGTTGAGGACAAGAGTAATTTGAGGGGTGAGTCAACAAATTCTTTCCATGTTTCAGTCACGGTTGAAGGTTATCAGAACTCTGGTGCTAGTCCAGATACCCCAACTTCCAAGAAAGAAAGTGGAGCCAGAGATGATAAGGAATCAAACTTCACACCACGCAAGGAGAAGGAGATCAATAGTGATAGGAATACAAAAGCAGCAAGATTTGGTCAAGTTTTTTCTGCTCCACTACAGAACATCAATATGGAGGCTGAGCAATCAGCTATGCAACAGCAAATAGTTGACATTTATATGAGAAGCATGCAACAATTCACAGAGTCTTTGGCAAAAATGAAGCTCCCAATGGACCTTGATAAACCTGAGAGTGAAGGCCATGGTGACGTGATTCAAAATCATAACAACAGCAAGTTAGAAATAGATAAGAAAATGGATGGATCACGTGTATTTTACGGTAGCCGAGCCTTTTTCTAG
- the LOC137833382 gene encoding AT-hook motif nuclear-localized protein 17-like codes for MDPSAKKARGRPPGSKNKASPSSLPMPKPDESSMKVFNFTVPPNRDIMEFIFDIAHKDNVNVTILSASGKINSVILRNSTDDTTQIMMHGPFTLLSLSGSYLYNNHNTLHSGPTPPFPLSFGINISTSHGELLGGVIGGSLISGEDVSVTVSTFKNPRF; via the coding sequence ATGGACCCATCTGCAAAGAAGGCTCGTGGCAGGCCCCCGGGCTCTAAGAACAAGGCAAGCCCCTCCTCTCTCCCAATGCCCAAGCCTGACGAGTCCTCCATGAAGGTATTCAATTTCACTGTACCTCCAAACAGAGACATCATGGAGTTCATATTTGACATTGCTCACAAGGACAACGTTAATGTCACTATCCTCAGTGCCTCTGGCAAGATTAATAGTGTGATCCTACGTAACTCCACCGATGATACCACTCAGATCATGATGCATGGCCCTTTCACCTTGCTCTCCCTTTCTGGTTCCTACTTATACAACAACCATAACACCCTTCACTCTGGACCCACCCCTCCATTTCCCCTATCTTTTGGGATAAACATTTCCACCTCTCATGGCGAACTCCTTGGTGGTGTCATTGGTGGTAGCCTCATCTCCGGTGAGGATGTCAGCGTCACGGTCTCCACCTTCAAGAACCCTCGTTTTTAA